A genomic region of Rhipicephalus sanguineus isolate Rsan-2018 chromosome 1, BIME_Rsan_1.4, whole genome shotgun sequence contains the following coding sequences:
- the LOC119401771 gene encoding probable deoxyhypusine synthase: MSTECEPTLAVDSVLRRSGELPVKEKIEVKGYDFNDGIDYARILESYKCSGFQATHFDRAVNEINRMLECRSVPLEKDQLDQHETDEFIRRKYGCTIFLGYTSNMASAGVRDVIRFLVEHKMVDCIVTTAGGVEEDLIKCLAPTYVGDFTLKGSSLRDLGINRIGNLLAPNDNYCLFENWVIPIFNKMLEEQRMHGTIWSPSKMIEMFGNEINDQRSIYYWAAKNKIPVFCPALTDGSLGDMIYFHSYRNPGLIVDIAQDIRRINSIAVKAVRSGMVIVGGGLVKHHICNSNMMRNGADFAVYLNTGAEFDGSDSGATPDEAVSWGKIRKDARPVKICADATLVFPLLVAQTFATWHFQNKQKINGDKGNVL; encoded by the exons ATGAGTACTGAATGTGAACCGACGCTTGCGGTGGATTCCGTATTGAGAAGGTCGGGAGAGCTGCCAGTTAAAGAAAAAATCGAAGTTAAAGGCTATGATTTCAACGATGGCATCGACTACGCCCGCATTCTTGAAAGCTACAAGTGCTCTGGCTTTCAGGCGACTCATTTTGACCGCGCTGTCAACGAGATCAACCGCATG CTGGAATGCAGATCTGTGCCTCTCGAGAAGGATCAGCTTGACCAGCATGAAACCGACGAGTTCATTCGTAGAAAATACGGCTGCACGATTTTTCTGGGTTACACCTCGAACATGGCTTCCGCGGGTGTCAGAGACGTCATCAGATTTCTCGTGGAACACAAGATG GTTGATTGCATAGTAACAACTGCGGGTGGTGTCGAAGAGGACCTTATTAAGTGTCTTGCGCCCACCTATGTGGGCGACTTTACTCTGAAAGGAAGCTCTCTCCGTGATTTAGGCATCAATCGCATTGGAAATTTGCTGGCTCCAAATGACAATTATTGCCTTTTTGAGAATTGGGTGATTCCCATTTTCAACAAGATGCTTGAGGAGCAGCGCATGCACGGTACCATCTGGTCACCATCAAAAATGATAGAAATGTTTGGAAATGAAATCAATGACCAAAGGTCTATTTATTACTGGGCCGCAAAGAACAAGATTCCTGTATTCTGCCCAGCATTAACAGATGGCTCCCTTGGCGATATGATCTACTTTCATTCATACCGCAATCCTGGTCTGATTGTAGACATAGCTCAAGACATTCGTCGCATTAATTCAATTGCAGTGAAAGCAGTACGATCTGGTATGGTGATTGTAGGCGGTGGACTTGTGAAACACCACATCTGCAACTCAAACATGATGCGCAATGGTGCAGATTTTGCAGTGTATCTCAACACAGGTGCCGAGTTTGATGGCAGTGATTCAGGGGCAACACCTGATGAAGCAGTGTCATGGGGAAAAATTCGCAAAGATGCTCGCCCTGTAAAAATTTGTGCAGATGCCACACTTGTGTTTCCTCTCCTAGTTGCACAAACGTTTGCCACGTGGCACTTCCAGAACAAGCAAAAGATAAATGGTGACAAAGGAAACGTGCTCTGA